A single window of Modestobacter italicus DNA harbors:
- a CDS encoding daunorubicin resistance protein DrrA family ABC transporter ATP-binding protein: MTAQTTLAIEASGLEKSFGETRAVAGVDLAVPAGSVYGVLGPNGAGKTTTIRMLATLIPPDAGSARVLGHDVVSEAATVRELVSLTGQLASVDEELTGRENLRLLGRLLGFSRAAAKDRADELLEAFDIAEAAGRLVKHFSGGMRRRLDIAASIVVTPQLMFLDEPTTGLDPRSRNQVWEIARALVAEGTTILLCTQYLEEADQLADGIAVIDRGRVIAEGTPADLKASVGTGSLSVRLLDPARRAEAAELLERTVGPVVLEPEPTALSATGADAGRAAVAVAELSRAGFPLAHFSLQQPSLDEVFLALTGHAAEETSQPSDDLQEHLS, from the coding sequence ATGACCGCACAGACGACGCTCGCGATCGAGGCCAGCGGGCTGGAGAAGTCCTTCGGTGAGACCCGCGCCGTCGCCGGGGTGGACCTCGCCGTCCCGGCCGGATCCGTCTACGGGGTGCTCGGGCCCAACGGCGCGGGCAAGACCACGACCATCCGGATGCTGGCCACGCTCATCCCGCCCGATGCCGGCAGCGCCCGCGTGCTGGGGCACGACGTCGTGTCCGAGGCGGCGACGGTCCGCGAGCTGGTCAGCCTGACCGGCCAGCTCGCCTCGGTCGACGAGGAGCTCACCGGCCGGGAGAACCTCCGGCTGCTCGGCCGGCTCCTCGGCTTCTCCCGTGCCGCCGCCAAGGACCGCGCCGACGAGCTGCTCGAGGCCTTCGACATCGCCGAGGCGGCCGGCAGGCTGGTCAAGCACTTCTCGGGCGGCATGCGCCGCCGGCTCGACATCGCCGCGAGCATCGTGGTCACCCCGCAGTTGATGTTCCTGGACGAGCCGACCACCGGGCTGGACCCGCGCTCCCGCAACCAGGTCTGGGAGATCGCCCGGGCGCTGGTGGCCGAGGGGACGACGATCCTGCTCTGCACCCAGTACCTCGAGGAGGCCGACCAGCTCGCCGACGGCATCGCCGTGATCGACCGGGGCCGGGTCATCGCCGAGGGCACCCCCGCCGACCTCAAGGCCTCGGTCGGCACCGGATCGCTGTCCGTGCGGCTGCTCGACCCCGCCCGCCGTGCCGAGGCGGCCGAGCTGCTGGAACGGACGGTGGGCCCGGTGGTGCTGGAACCGGAACCCACGGCCCTGTCCGCCACCGGCGCGGACGCCGGACGGGCGGCGGTCGCCGTCGCCGAGCTCTCCCGCGCGGGCTTCCCACTGGCGCACTTCTCGCTGCAGCAGCCCAGCCTCGACGAGGTCTTCCTCGCCCTCACCGGCCACGCGGCCGAGGAGACGTCCCAGCCCTCCGACGACCTGCAGGAGCACCTGTCATGA
- a CDS encoding YihY/virulence factor BrkB family protein, producing the protein MAWAREHGRAGRAAASRRRPPASEADSPRQISAAGWRHVLRRVLRHVASDRLMVQSAGVAFFAILSIAPVLVTAISVYGAVTTPEQALQQLSRVTGMLPTELRPMVAEQLTTITTASGQVHTLSGLTGLVVALYTATTAMTYLIDGLTLAYHETESRGFLRRTGLALLFVLGGAVVLGALVTLAGTLSRALSGASDPVRAVATVLVWLGLAGVMTSMLALLYRWGPDREQARWRWITGGSAVATVLWLATTAGFFAYVERLGSYSSTYGGLAGVAISMFWLWVTVFLVIVGAAVNAEAERETTRDSTVGPEQPLGERGAVVADSAPPYPGEV; encoded by the coding sequence ATGGCGTGGGCTCGAGAGCACGGGCGCGCGGGGCGGGCAGCGGCGTCGCGACGACGTCCGCCGGCGAGCGAGGCCGACTCGCCGCGGCAGATCTCCGCCGCGGGCTGGCGGCACGTCCTCCGCCGGGTGCTGAGGCACGTGGCCAGCGACCGGCTCATGGTGCAGAGCGCGGGCGTGGCGTTCTTCGCGATCCTGTCCATCGCCCCGGTGCTGGTGACGGCGATCTCGGTCTACGGCGCGGTCACCACCCCCGAGCAGGCGCTCCAGCAGCTGTCCCGGGTGACCGGGATGCTGCCCACCGAGCTCCGGCCGATGGTGGCCGAGCAGCTCACCACGATCACCACCGCCTCCGGCCAGGTGCACACCCTCAGCGGGCTCACCGGGCTGGTGGTCGCGCTCTACACGGCGACGACCGCCATGACCTACCTGATCGACGGGCTGACCCTCGCCTACCACGAGACGGAGAGCCGCGGGTTCCTGCGCCGCACCGGCCTGGCGCTGCTGTTCGTCCTCGGTGGCGCGGTGGTCCTGGGCGCCCTGGTCACCCTCGCCGGCACGCTGTCCCGTGCCCTGTCCGGGGCCTCCGACCCGGTCCGCGCGGTCGCGACCGTCCTCGTGTGGCTCGGTCTCGCCGGCGTCATGACCTCGATGCTCGCCCTGCTGTACCGGTGGGGCCCGGACCGGGAGCAGGCCCGCTGGCGGTGGATCACCGGCGGCTCGGCGGTCGCGACCGTGCTGTGGCTGGCCACCACGGCCGGCTTCTTCGCCTACGTCGAGCGGCTGGGCAGCTACTCCTCGACGTACGGCGGTCTGGCCGGGGTGGCGATCAGCATGTTCTGGCTGTGGGTCACCGTCTTCCTGGTCATCGTGGGCGCCGCGGTCAACGCCGAGGCCGAGCGCGAGACGACCCGCGACTCGACGGTCGGCCCCGAGCAGCCGCTGGGCGAGCGCGGCGCGGTCGTCGCGGACAGCGCGCCGCCCTACCCGGGCGAGGTCTGA
- a CDS encoding NmrA family NAD(P)-binding protein has translation MTRVLVTGVRAKTGRPLAELLVARSGVEVLGGSSDPATVSTDGVRPTAFSWDDTSGWPAATEGVDAVYVVRPDRPDAPELIGALLDGLPERTHVVLLSEQATDALAPDDWAVRAEQAVRRSGRSWTMVRPSWFMQVFTDPRYYLDQVAGRGELPFSSGGASVAWIDARDIAAVAEHALLDPGQAGQVHELSGPAALSLPRTAELLSAATGHPVAHREVPIEDVLAGSDGFARALTELTFRRVHAGSFAVVTDTVERVTGRPPRTLEAFLAPDRPTLQARRLTRARAGGAISRPAACCGCSRPRMG, from the coding sequence ATGACCCGCGTCCTGGTGACCGGGGTGCGCGCCAAGACCGGCCGCCCGCTGGCCGAGCTGCTCGTCGCCCGGTCGGGCGTCGAGGTGCTCGGCGGCAGCAGCGACCCGGCCACGGTGAGCACCGACGGCGTCCGGCCCACGGCGTTCTCGTGGGACGACACCTCCGGCTGGCCGGCGGCGACCGAGGGCGTCGACGCCGTCTACGTCGTCCGACCGGACCGCCCCGACGCCCCGGAGCTGATCGGTGCGCTGCTCGACGGGCTGCCGGAGCGGACCCACGTCGTCCTGCTGTCCGAGCAGGCCACCGACGCCCTCGCCCCCGACGACTGGGCGGTGCGCGCCGAGCAGGCGGTGCGCCGCAGCGGCCGCAGCTGGACGATGGTGCGGCCGAGCTGGTTCATGCAGGTGTTCACCGACCCGCGGTACTACCTGGACCAGGTCGCCGGCCGCGGCGAGCTGCCGTTCTCCAGCGGTGGCGCGAGCGTGGCCTGGATCGACGCCCGGGACATCGCCGCCGTGGCCGAGCACGCGCTGCTCGACCCGGGGCAGGCCGGTCAGGTGCACGAGCTGTCCGGGCCGGCGGCCCTCTCGCTGCCGCGCACCGCGGAGCTGCTGTCCGCCGCGACCGGGCACCCCGTGGCGCACCGGGAGGTGCCGATCGAGGACGTGCTGGCCGGCAGCGACGGCTTCGCGCGGGCGCTCACCGAGCTGACCTTCCGGCGGGTGCACGCCGGCAGCTTCGCCGTGGTGACCGACACCGTGGAGCGGGTGACCGGACGGCCGCCCCGGACGCTGGAGGCCTTCCTCGCCCCCGACAGGCCGACCCTCCAAGCGCGCCGCCTGACCCGCGCTCGCGCCGGCGGGGCGATCAGCCGACCGGCTGCGTGTTGCGGCTGCTCCCGACCGCGTATGGGATGA